Genomic window (Culex pipiens pallens isolate TS chromosome 3, TS_CPP_V2, whole genome shotgun sequence):
ATCGAGCCACACGTGGGCACCCGACCACAGTCCAGCCGCTGGTGGTGGGAAGTCGACTCCACTGCCGGCGTCATCGTTGTCGACGTTTGCTGCTGTTGCATTTCTGCAGCAATTTTCCGTATGATTGACACGAACAACAGGTCACGTTGCTCGTCCGATGACGAATCGTACTGCTCGTCGGGTGGGGGCtggatttggaaaaaataatgtaaaatttagAACGAACGAATTTTGCAACGGAAACTTGCACTTACTTCCTGTGGGTAACATTTGGCTAGAGTTATAAGAGAAATAATTAGAAAGGTAATTTTAAACATTGCAggctatttttttcaacaagaaagagagaCAGAAAAGTTTTATCATGCAATCAGTATGCTACTCAATGTAAACTGAAATGATATGAGATGCAGCGCTATTTATGAAGCAGTAATCTCTTTACTGTATATTATGAAATGGGGTTAGTCTAACTGTTTGCATTTCATTTTTGATGccttatttttaaatacagtcTATACAAATTTCGgttatcaaatcaaaaaaaaagtttttatccggctttgatttttttaaggcaaATTTGAGTTTCGGAACCttaagcttttaaaattaaagtggCTTTTTAATACCAAATAAATACTCTCAAATCGTGTATTTTTCCTATACTAAACGAGCAGTATCAACCAAATTGGCCAAAGTTGTaggacaatgaaaaaaaattcactcttttaacatattttttaaaattttctcacaCATTcgcaaaccacgtggacactttttcggaaatctcaaccccctcgtggacaattgtccatacacaataaaaacatttttgtatggagcgtggacaatcgccttcACCCATCGTTAGCGAAAAGTTGTGGTggtggttcaaattttaatttaatcgcAAAAATTCGACTCAGATTACGATTCGTTTTGTAGATTTCGTTTCAAATTAAATGTAAAGCAAAGCAAATTAATTGATTAAAGCAAATTCGATTTGGAGATAATTTGGTTGATACCTATAAAATAAgccatttgaaaataaagaaaGTGAGTTGAACTTGTTTAAGCTACCAAAATGAATCACCTTAAAATTATAGTTTACTCTGCACTGGCTCTGTTGACTCTGTTTGGTGGTGCCTTTGCTGTTATTGGTgtatgttgttgtttatttaaaaatattaaataattgtGGGTTTTCTtaactattttttctatttcattTCTTACAGAATGACTGCAAAAAGGTTGGAGGCTGCTGGGACAAAGTTATTCGACATAAATGAAATGAATTCACATTTAACggataaatttattttacaaaatataaattagAAATGATAACCTTTAACATTTAAGATGTAAAGTGAATATAATACAACATTATGGtggaaaaatgtttcatttctaaatattttttctaaccaACAACATCGatcaagagttaaaaaaaatcagcaggtACCTTATATTATACCACATTCGTCACTTGAGCAAAACCTAGTTCAAACTGCACCAAATCTCCGTTCAATGTCACCCCCTTTGGCAAAACACCCCCATTAATGCTGCACCAACTTTTACTTTCACTTTGCCAAAGCGTTCCGCAATCGGTGTGGGAGATTTGCAAAACAATATCACTGTACCGACCAAGTGCACCGTGTCAAACCCTACTGCGATGACCTTGCCTCTGTCACGCCAACTAGATCAACGCTGCTTTTTCCCAGCATTGTGTTTGAATTGCGGTAGGGACTTTCACAACTGTTAGGTCAAATGAAACAATCGGAtgtcttttttttgtaagaataaATAATAAACTACTGTTCTTTATTTAAAACGGTATTAGTAGTTGGTTCGATAGAgtacaataaacaaaaacattacaaCAAATAGTCACTGCAAAAGTAGTGAAAATTGTGCGTTGAGGTTCGAGGAAAAATGGAAGGGAAAATTGTAGGTTGACAGATGGAGCAGCAGGTGACAGTTACGGTGTCATGGCAAAAGAACTCAAACTGCGCTGCTCCTGGGGTGGCTTACGGCTACTagaatcattaatcattaaatTCTAACCCTAAAACTGTCCTTCTCGGCACATTACATGACCGCTCCTATCGTCATGGCCTACTTCCGCTCGTAGCTTCCGTACTCGTCTTCCTCCTCGTAGCGCTGCGTAGTAGGCGTGTAGGTGGGCCTTCTCTGCTGCAGCGAGATGTTGATCTCCTCCGGGCTGCGGTACACGCTCTGGTGGGTCGGGCTGGCCGGGGACACTATCCGGTACGAGGAGGGCGTCGTCGGTCCCTGGTAGACGGGCTGCTTGCGGATCGTCTGCTGCTGGGGCACGTGGTACGAGGGCTGTTGCTGCTTGGTCTGCTGGACCGGGGTGCGGCGGTCTTCGTGGACGCGCTGCTGGCGCTCGTAGTCGTAGTTGCGCTCGTCCACGTAAAAGTTCTCCGGGTAGTAACGCTCGGAGTATCTGCAAGTAAAAGTGACCGTAAAGATATCCTTAAATCAGACAAGGGTCAACCACATCTTACCTCAGCGTCACGTTCGGCTTCGACATGTGCTCCTCCATGTTGATCGGCTTGTACAGGTAGTCGTTCACAAAGTGATACTTGGACGACTGATCGCAAATGTTATCGCTGGACGGGGGCATACAGATCAGGTGCACCTGGTGGAACGTGAAACCCTCCGGGCAGATCCACGAGTGCTTCTGGTTCTCCTGGCAGTAGTGGAACACCTCACAACCTAAGCTCTCATCGGCATAGTATCCGGTGGTTCGTCCACTGCAGTGGAAGTCCGACTTCTCCAACAGCTGGGACAGCCGATCGGGTTCCTCCTCAACTTCCAACTCCTCACTGGAGTAGGCGACCTTTTTGCTCTTCTTGTCCTGCTGCTGGGGATGGTGCTGGCGGCGGGTGTAAACCTGCGGCTGGGGATCTTCCTCCTCTTCCTCGGAGCTGTACTGGGCGGAGTACGAAGGGCGGGCGCGGTACTGGACGTTACCGGCGGCGGCCGGCGCAGAGTCCTTCAGGCTAGATTCCTCCGATGAGGTGTGGCCATTGCTGAACTGCTGAGGCTGTTGGGCTTTCTGCTGTTGCTGGGCGGACACGATGACCGCACACAGGAGCACGGCACCGCACAGGAAGAGTCTGTGGAAAGGGAGAAGGGATTGAGAACATTAGTTATATGTTTGAGGCAACTTTTCTGGTTAGTCTAATATAAATTTCTTTGACatggttattttaaaaaatgtagtattcaacaaagattttaaagattataaatttaaatcaaaaggaaaaggagaaaaaatataaaattcgttttaatttttaatcgatgaaaattatcttagaaaaaatcataaatttcagaaacttttgtaaatttagagaattatggtttattttcattattttactaataaattgaaatttagatACATTAAAAAAGTCATTACATTATTTCATCAAATTCTGAGGATTAATATAtctgttttttaaatgtttctttaaaaatttcttgtgattcataatttgttttttttttgtgatgataAGTAATGGAACTAATTagacagtttattttttttttattaatgtcGCAAGAATCTGTTTGGGGTCAGGGTTAAAAGGGAACAATCTTGAGGGACTTTAAGATATTAAGTGGCAACCACTTTTTTTATtcggaattgaattttagtgaattccctGCCAATATGGGTTTAAATGCTATGGAATTATCTTAATCAAACATGTGTCACGTTGTTTTGCtacatgttttttatttttttttattttaaaagagatATCGATTTTATGATTGAAAGCAACTCTGGCTatttttcagcttcattttttttatttgaaaattcgtTGCAGGAGAACTACTTACTGAGAAACATCTTACTGAGAAAcagcttcaaaaaaaaaaacaaagcttgaaaattaaagcatccgaaaaaaaaattcagtgttATCTAAGACCGTTGAATATTCAATATCCTCCAATATTGTCTCggaaaatcaaggggcaaaaatttatttaatttaaaaaaatcaatagaagTAGAACTCAAAGtagttttaaatgcattttcttggGTTGATAAtcatttgagtttttgtaaattttcaatataaaatgcCGTCAATGtgtttttaatcatgttttttgcgtcaataaaaagatttaatttgagccgggaccgtggtgtaggggaaagcgtgattgcctcttacctagtcggcctgggttcgaacccagaaggtcccggtggcaaattttgagacgagatttgtctgatcacgccttccgtcggacgggaagtaaatgttggccccggactaacctaaaaaggttaggtcgttagctcagtccaggtgtaggagtcgtctccctgggtcctgccctggtggagtcgctggtaggcagttggaccaaCAATcgaaaggtcgtcagttcgaatcccggggtggatggaagctaaggtgtaaaaagaggtttgcaattgcctcaacaatcaagccttcggacacttagtttcgagtaggaatcttgtaatcgagaacgccaaggcaatgctgtagagcgaataatttgattttgatttgaaaaagatTTGACTAATGATTCAAAACTAATTGCACTAGAGTGTAgtatattttattatattaaaaTCTTTGTAATGTTTGAACCTTGGCTGgctatataaattttatttttttccttatcTGAGGATCAAGGTACATTAATTGTAACAAATATTCGCACACTATTATTGTTATTGAACATTTCGTGTAACTTAAAATTTGCTCTCTGAAAGATTGCAATGATTActtttaaaccttttcaatatttcaagttTGATCTTCaaatataatattattttatgcaacagaatgaaaaaaaaatatcgttttggttttttttacagCCTGAATGAGTATAGAATTAAATTCCAcgtctaatatttgaaaatataataatgaaataaaatactTGATCCTGTTTTGGGATTTCTATACATATAGTTTAAACATTAACGGAGCACATTAACCACAGCTTTTGCATCAAGATTTTTGCTACAGGCATTtttgtatcttcaaaactacaaaATAACTTACAACATagtttttttacaatcagattgtaggactgttaacacttgtagccccaacggggtcaaaaaagttggaaatgcattttcaccGGCTCACCCAagcaacattttaggttttaagtaggccataaaagcctatttcgGCCGTAtcagggttttcagaaccatgataaaacctgtaagtttaaaaatgttactagggcatACAACCGTctgaaaaaagttggaaatgccttttttattataacttaaagtagacgcatctgttttggatctaccttgttgaaagtgattcttgacattcttccggatcgaatgcaataagaataatccaaatcggttgagtttttgccgagatacagccggatgaagttgcatttccaacttttttgacccccttggtgcttcgcgtaagttttaaccccgttggtgctacaagtgttaattgaaaactgttttaaatcggtccattattgacaaaaaatcgGGATTAAATAGAAAAAGGGGTCAAACATTctatattacgcccatttgaaacgttagtcttcatttaaaaaattctaaatattgttTACGAAAAGATAGGCAAATATCacgaatattaaattttttgctgctgagatatcgacattagaaaatggagggttgtttgggtgagattttCTAAACTGAATTTtcctaactttaaaaaataaaaattttcggagatggtcactcatgatcattatttaaaaatatatttaaaaaaaaaacgaaaattgcaatcttgaaaacggggcctgtaaagtattttttaattgtaaattgaattttaaatgaaaaagaatGAGGTCAAACTAATTTCATTAATAAAATTtccctttttaccaaaaatcactatttttcaaaaaaaaatcatagcttggCGGCAGCATTTtcgaccatacttctctatggctcaaaagttgcgggtttttatcCCTTAAATCAtagcaaaaaatctcgaaaatcaaaataaaattcagaTATTGGGAAAATGaggttttgttaaaaatataagtaaaagAACGGCATTTTTGTCCTTTGTAtctatttttctgaatagtcctcaaccatacctacaactttgaccatGACACAAAATTAATCAGAAAGTTctatgaaaagttacagattttccaatatttacgtagcatttttgtatggacatctgccaaattgtatggagatttgtatgggtgaaccaatgacacaaaatagcttctttggtcatcgGGAAGGCTCcgaaaaattttgagcaaaataaaaaaatacaaaaataaaaatagtcgtaatcggctgatttcgtaaagaattgctcagataTTCTAACCTTATTATTTAGTTAGTGTGAATTTAACCAATGTTTGATactgatttatttatttgctagTTTTTGTTGATGAGGATGAAAATCAGAGCAAATCCTAATTAACTTATTAACTTAATTTGCAACTTCCGTACAAAGGTGCGAACCATTGAGACAGTTATCTTAATGGAAGTTATTATCTCAAGTTTcatgacaaaaaaaacgaagaggCTTGCCTCTAAACAtgggaaaatttcaattaaCATCAGCACTCCGTGAAGACAGCTCATCTTTCAACACCTTCACTTTCGCTGGCATATTTGCACAATATTTTTCCCAAACCCCCCCACGAGAGTGAAAGAAAGATTCACACAAACGTGATCGCACACATGCTTCTGGGTAATTAAATTTACGCGAAAAATCGCGCacttttcaaacatcattttccgCCTAAACGCACCGGACTAAGACCTGCGGAATGCCAACTTGAGCCGCGGATTAATTTCACTTTCGTTTCGACTACTCTCACTAATGAGTGAAGTGTGGGCTGGGCTGGGTTGGACTTCTCGAGTACGCACTTCAATCAACGAAACGGACATGTTTGGACAGCTGAATTACACGATTTTTGCGTTTGAAAATGACTGCGTGAGTAGTGTGAGTAGGAGGAAAACAACAAGTTGTAAATTTCCGACAAGTCCGAACAGTGACACTAAAACCGAAATTCGAAACCTCGATTACGGCAGCAGCAAAATGAGGGGGGAAAAACAAGAGTTGCAGCGCAGGAAAagctattaaataataataaagtggGAAAAGCCGGGCAAAACGAAACCGCCGGGGCCAGCCGAGTTGGGGCCTGAAATGATAAATGTTTTCCGCCTTATTATGGCACATTGAAGATTGAAAGaaggaaaaaagctttaaagaagaaaaattgaatgattttagCGTGAATTGGCTGGTGGTTAGTTATTTTTTCTCTTGTTTCGGTTGCAGttttattatgttgttgttgttgtcggtgATAGTGAATGCAGTTCAGATATTGAAAGTATTGATATATTGATTCCTGAAAGGAAAAATGCAGGTTGTAGAAGGAAGTGTCCTGTCATCGCTATCATTAAATCGCCTTGGTAAAAGCATTGGCACGGAAGCAAATATTTTAACCTACGTTTGATTTATAGGTGTTTTGATTGAGCTTGGTAAAGGTTTCAGGTATTATATCCGTGATTTACTTGACTGATATCTAAGCTCAAAAGATCACAACAGAAGAAATCAAATATAAAAGATTGTTATGTCGACTCAAATCATTGAGTGGAACTATTGAGGTAAAAATCTAAAACTAGATCAAACAATCATAAACATTATCGGAAACATTGCGTCCACGAACAATCCCCGAAAACTTCCTCCGGAATCTCGAATCCGGAACCACATCGTGCTACTAACAACATCTTCATAAACGCATAATCAACTCAGTCAGACAATGGACCCCAGTTTCTGATCAATCAGAT
Coding sequences:
- the LOC120427506 gene encoding uncharacterized protein LOC120427506, with product MRLFLCGAVLLCAVIVSAQQQQKAQQPQQFSNGHTSSEESSLKDSAPAAAGNVQYRARPSYSAQYSSEEEEEDPQPQVYTRRQHHPQQQDKKSKKVAYSSEELEVEEEPDRLSQLLEKSDFHCSGRTTGYYADESLGCEVFHYCQENQKHSWICPEGFTFHQVHLICMPPSSDNICDQSSKYHFVNDYLYKPINMEEHMSKPNVTLRYSERYYPENFYVDERNYDYERQQRVHEDRRTPVQQTKQQQPSYHVPQQQTIRKQPVYQGPTTPSSYRIVSPASPTHQSVYRSPEEINISLQQRRPTYTPTTQRYEEEDEYGSYERK